In the genome of Pseudomonas sp. B33.4, the window GCGCTCCGAGGTTTGCGTCAGGCTGGCGAGCGGCCATAATGGCGACCTCGAATTTTCCCCAGTCTCTGAAGGATCGCCCGTGAGCCAGTCACTGATCGCTGCCCTGCAAAACCCGGCCCTCTACCCGCACCCTGTCGAAGGGTTTCAGGTCATCGAAACGCATATCTCGTGGGTGATCCTCACTGGCCCGTTCGCTTATAAAGTGAAGAAGCCTGTTAACTTCGGCTTCCTCGACTTCACCGGCCTCGAATCACGCGCGCATTTCTGCGCTGAAGAGCTGCGTCTGAACCAGCGCCTGACTGCTGATTTGTATCTGGAAGTGTTGCCAGTCACCGGCAGCGTTGAAGCACCGCAACTGGGCGGCGACGGCCCGGCAATCGAATATGTGCTGAAAATGCGCCAGTTCCCGCAGACCGGTTTGCTCAGCACCTTGCAAGCCAATGGCGAGCTGACTACCCAGCACATCGATGAGATGGCCGAGCAGATTGCCCGTTTCCACCTCACCGCGCCAAAAGTCCCGGCTGAACACGACGCTGGCACTCCGGACAGCGTGATGGCGCCGGTGTCGCAAAACTTCGAGCAGATCCTGCCGTTCCTCAGCGACAAAAACGACCTGCTGCAACTCGACGCACTGAAAGCCTGGGCCGAAAGCAGCTTCGAGCGTCTCAAGCCATTGTTCGCCCAACGCAAGGTCGAAGGCTTTACCCGTGAGTGCCACGGCGATATCCACCTCGGTAACGCCACGATCATCGACGGCAAAGTGGTGATTTTCGATTGCATCGAGTTCAACGAACCGTTCCGCTTCACTGACGTGTGGGCTGACACCGGCTTCCTCGCGATGGACTTGGAAGACCGTGGCCTGAAATCCCTGGCGCGCCGTTTCATCAGCCAGTACCTGGAGCTGACCGGCGACTATCAAGGCCTGGAAGTGCTGAACTTCTATAAAGCCTACCGCGCACTGGTTCGCGCCAAGGTTGCACTGTTCAGCATGCCGGCGGACGCGACCCCGGTACAGCGCGCCACTACCCTGCGCCAGTACCGCAACTATGCCAACCTGGCGGAAAGCTACAGCACCATTCCTTCGCGCTTCATGGCGATCACCCACGGCGTTTCCGCTGTCGGCAAAAGCCACGTGGCCATGCGTCTGGTCGAAGCGCTGGGCGCGATTCGTCTGCGTTCGGACGTAGAACGCAAGCGTCTGTTCGGAGAGCAAACCGTCGCCAACGACGTGCAGGCCGGCATTTACAGTGCCGACGCCAGCACCGCGACTTACGCGCGTCTGCATGAAATCGCTGAAGTGATCCTGCACGCTGGTTTCCCGGTGGTGATCGATGCCACTTACCTCAAGCGTGAGCAGCGCGACAATGCGGCGAAGATCGCCGAGGCCACCGGTACGCCATTCCTGATCCTCGACTGCAACGCGCCGCAAGCGGTGATTGAGAGCTGGCTGGCGATTCGTCAGGCGGACAAACAGGATCCGTCCGACGCCACTTTAGCCGTGATCGAAGCGCAGCAGGCCAATCGTGAACCGCTGACGCCGGAAGAAATTCTGCGCAGCAAACGCGTGCAGACCAATGAATCCGGCACG includes:
- a CDS encoding AAA family ATPase, coding for MSQSLIAALQNPALYPHPVEGFQVIETHISWVILTGPFAYKVKKPVNFGFLDFTGLESRAHFCAEELRLNQRLTADLYLEVLPVTGSVEAPQLGGDGPAIEYVLKMRQFPQTGLLSTLQANGELTTQHIDEMAEQIARFHLTAPKVPAEHDAGTPDSVMAPVSQNFEQILPFLSDKNDLLQLDALKAWAESSFERLKPLFAQRKVEGFTRECHGDIHLGNATIIDGKVVIFDCIEFNEPFRFTDVWADTGFLAMDLEDRGLKSLARRFISQYLELTGDYQGLEVLNFYKAYRALVRAKVALFSMPADATPVQRATTLRQYRNYANLAESYSTIPSRFMAITHGVSAVGKSHVAMRLVEALGAIRLRSDVERKRLFGEQTVANDVQAGIYSADASTATYARLHEIAEVILHAGFPVVIDATYLKREQRDNAAKIAEATGTPFLILDCNAPQAVIESWLAIRQADKQDPSDATLAVIEAQQANREPLTPEEILRSKRVQTNESGTLDTVVAQIRQRLPGL